The genome window CGTGGGACGGTCCAGGTGGGATCAGCAAAACCATGTTCGGTCGCCACTTCTTGCACCCAGGTTTGCAACTGGGCTTGCTGCTGAGCCGAAAGGATTCTAGGTCTACCTGGTGGTTTGCGCGCTTTCAGACCTGACAGTCCATACTGTCTGAGGCGACGTTTCCACAGAAAAAGTGTGGAAGGGCTGATGCCATAAAAGTCACATAGTTGCTGGTGGTTGTATTTTCCTGTCAGATAGGTCTGAGCGAAGTGGAGCCGACGCTCTTCGAGCTGCATGCGGCTCAGATGTCCGGGTCGCCATGCCATACCACCACGTTACTCTACCGACTTTTCAGAGTGCCAATAAGAGAGCATCAATTGTCATAGGTTTATGAACGGTGTTGAAGTGCTGTAGGCCATTCACAGCGAGACAGACCACTAACTGACCTCGTGAAACCACTTCCTGAATTATGCATCTGGGTGAGAGAACCATTTATTGAATTGATGTCAGTAGAGGGAACCTCTGTTATGACGATGATCCTTTCATCCATCCCAGCAAACGAGGCAGGTCTGTTTCTTCAGTATACAGGGCAATACGTCTATAGCAGAATAAGGAGGTTCAAAAGATGACCCATAAATTCCAATCCAACTTACCAGTTCATCTAGGCAAAATTGGATTTTGGTGGTTAGGTCATATTTTTACTGACATTTATCCCTTACCAATTTACTGACATTTACCCCTTACCAAAATTGAAAAACACCGTGTTTTCGGGGAGTGTTCCTGACATTTATCCCTTACCACCTACAGACTCCAAAATGAGAAAAGGCCAGAGGGTAAAACCTCTGGCCTTTTTATTGCCTCACAATGACAGGACAGGCTCAAATTTGATTCCATCTCCTGCAGTGAAAAGCATTGGAGGGGTTCTGAGCAGGTCAAAAAGTTGCACCGAAGTTCTACCAATGATTTGCCATCCACCCGGCAGGTCCAGAGGATAAATCCCGGTCTGCTGCCCTGCAAGGCCCACGCTGCCTGCTTGTACCTTCAGTCGGGGAACGTTTTTGCGAGGCACAATCAATCTGGCATCCAGACCAGAGAGATAGGGAAACCCTGGCATGAAGCCCAGCATCTGTACGGTATAGGTGATTGAACTGTGAAGTTCAATCACCTCAGATGCTTTTAAACCTGTGTGAAAACACACCTCTGGCATGTCCAGAGCAAACTCTGGTGCATAGCAGACCGGAATCTGATGAATGTGAGGCTCTGGCAAAAGCACCTGATCGAGTTGCTTCCAGATCTCTGTGAGTGCATCTTTCATGACATGGACTTCACCTTGAAAAAACACGGTGAGTGTGGTGTATGCAGGCAAACACTCTTGAAACCCTGCAGGTTGCAGCATTTCCAATTGCTGTTTCAATTGCCGGAGCTGACGGCTCAACTGCTCTGAAGGGAAAGTCGCAAACTGAATTTCCAGCACTTGCTCTGCCAATTGCACCACTTTCATGCTCAATACCAATGCATCACAAAAGGCAGCAAAATGCCGAAGGTGATGAAGGGTGCCAGAGGCACCTGTTTTTCTTTGAACACGATCCTTGAAAAGACCCCAAAGAAAATTCCGGTGGCAGCCATGGCAATCAAGCCATAGGCCACACCTGTGCTGCCCAGAAATGCACCCATCACCGCAGCCAGCATGACATCACCGAAGCCCACTGCAATGGGATCGTATTGATCATCGTCGACAAGGGTCTGGGTGGACCAGTACAGGGCTTGAATCAACACTGCAATGCCTGCAACAGTCAATGCGTTGTAGATGGGCTCGGGGTGCCTGAAGTAATTGTTTTCCAGAGACATCACCACCACCACAATCAACCCCGGAAGCGTCAGGAAGTCCGGGATGCGAACCACCCGCTTGAAGATCACGTTGAGGAGCACCATCACAGCAAGGGCACCCACCCCCCACCAGATGCCAAACATGGCACCCACCAGAGCCGCCACATTGACGGTCATGAAGCCAATGGGATGCTCTGGATAACGGGGTTCTTTGAAAACCCGCATGATCCAACTGCCGTAATTGTTGACCAGCACAAAACCACCAGCAGCCATGCACATGGCGGTGAGGGCATTCATCACAGAAGGCAATTTCAGGTCAGGGTAAAGCCATCCTCCCAGAAACACGGTCAACAAACCCAGAGGAATCAGAAGCATCGCTTGCTTGAATTCGATGGTGCGGGTCTCAAAATCAATGGCACTGAACACCACAAGCACACCTGTCATCAAACACAACAACAAAGTCATGACAGGATACTGGTGAAGGG of Deinococcus misasensis DSM 22328 contains these proteins:
- a CDS encoding prepilin peptidase, translating into MPYIYAVLFFVLGAALSGWLNRLIHRLPRAESLSGPSHCMHDNCKHPLALSEQVPLVSYLSQGGRCKHCGKRYSPRYFWVEVFTACAFATLAYAFPLHQYPVMTLLLCLMTGVLVVFSAIDFETRTIEFKQAMLLIPLGLLTVFLGGWLYPDLKLPSVMNALTAMCMAAGGFVLVNNYGSWIMRVFKEPRYPEHPIGFMTVNVAALVGAMFGIWWGVGALAVMVLLNVIFKRVVRIPDFLTLPGLIVVVVMSLENNYFRHPEPIYNALTVAGIAVLIQALYWSTQTLVDDDQYDPIAVGFGDVMLAAVMGAFLGSTGVAYGLIAMAATGIFFGVFSRIVFKEKQVPLAPFITFGILLPFVMHWY
- the pxpB gene encoding 5-oxoprolinase subunit PxpB — encoded protein: MKVVQLAEQVLEIQFATFPSEQLSRQLRQLKQQLEMLQPAGFQECLPAYTTLTVFFQGEVHVMKDALTEIWKQLDQVLLPEPHIHQIPVCYAPEFALDMPEVCFHTGLKASEVIELHSSITYTVQMLGFMPGFPYLSGLDARLIVPRKNVPRLKVQAGSVGLAGQQTGIYPLDLPGGWQIIGRTSVQLFDLLRTPPMLFTAGDGIKFEPVLSL
- a CDS encoding helix-turn-helix domain-containing protein produces the protein MAWRPGHLSRMQLEERRLHFAQTYLTGKYNHQQLCDFYGISPSTLFLWKRRLRQYGLSGLKARKPPGRPRILSAQQQAQLQTWVQEVATEHGFADPTWTVPR